The proteins below are encoded in one region of Paraburkholderia phenazinium:
- a CDS encoding sensor histidine kinase: MKLFTKGLLLIAMPSVVELALLGVVFETQQRAAQAALWVANSKQILYQSSSLIDPLLRQAARVRTGMVVGDPTFVDRHVAWVDLGDRLTHLEQLVVDTPQQATRAQQMRATVDAYRAQAETIAKGLREGRSMTAFTALEAGEVPTQVALFRDQLDAFVAEESRLDAERSASLAQTKARQQYALIAAVLGSMLIWGFTALVFARSIGRRLEVLSGNAERLGHGRPLSAPLSGNDEIAALDAVLHQTGARLRAAEQSQTVLKAKLEARAKELAGVNEELRQETQDNEMFIYSVSHDLRSPLVNLQGFSKELQVSCDELRATIDAAQLPKAEERRLTDVLDGDVRESLQFLRTAVTRAAAIIEALLRISRAGRLEYQWQRVSIGRVVAHVVDGLAGTIEARGVSVTVRELPPAWGDPGAIEQIFSNLIGNALNFLDPDRMGRIEVGACEPDPVDESEPPVLRTRTYYVRDNGLGIPAAYMSKVFRAFQRLHGEVAKGDGIGLALVRRMAERHGGRVWVESAEGAGSTFFVVLPEQPARL, encoded by the coding sequence ATGAAACTATTTACCAAGGGTCTCCTGCTGATCGCGATGCCGAGCGTCGTCGAGCTGGCATTGCTCGGTGTCGTCTTCGAGACGCAACAGCGGGCGGCGCAGGCCGCGCTGTGGGTCGCCAATAGCAAGCAGATCCTGTATCAGTCGTCTTCGCTCATCGACCCGCTGCTGCGTCAGGCCGCGCGGGTTCGCACGGGTATGGTGGTGGGCGACCCCACGTTCGTCGACCGTCATGTGGCATGGGTCGACCTGGGTGACCGGCTGACCCATCTCGAACAACTGGTCGTCGACACACCGCAGCAGGCCACGCGCGCGCAGCAGATGCGCGCTACCGTCGACGCTTACCGGGCCCAGGCCGAGACCATCGCCAAGGGCCTGCGTGAGGGGCGCAGCATGACCGCATTCACCGCGCTCGAAGCCGGTGAGGTGCCGACCCAGGTGGCGCTGTTTCGCGACCAGCTCGATGCTTTCGTCGCGGAAGAGTCGCGCCTCGATGCCGAGCGCAGCGCTTCGCTCGCTCAGACCAAGGCTCGCCAGCAATATGCGCTGATCGCGGCCGTGCTTGGCTCCATGCTGATCTGGGGTTTCACCGCGCTGGTATTCGCCCGCAGTATCGGCCGCCGTCTCGAGGTGCTGAGCGGGAACGCCGAGCGCCTCGGCCATGGCCGGCCATTGAGTGCACCTCTTTCAGGCAACGACGAGATCGCCGCGCTCGACGCCGTACTGCACCAGACCGGCGCACGGTTGCGCGCGGCCGAGCAGTCCCAGACCGTCCTGAAGGCAAAGCTCGAGGCGCGTGCCAAGGAACTGGCAGGGGTCAACGAGGAGTTGCGCCAGGAGACCCAAGACAACGAGATGTTCATCTACAGCGTCTCGCACGACTTGCGCTCGCCGCTCGTGAACCTGCAGGGCTTCTCCAAGGAGCTGCAGGTTTCCTGCGACGAACTGCGCGCCACAATCGATGCGGCGCAGTTACCGAAAGCCGAAGAACGCCGCCTCACCGATGTCCTCGACGGCGACGTGCGCGAATCGCTGCAGTTTTTGCGGACCGCCGTGACGCGGGCAGCCGCGATCATCGAGGCGTTGCTGCGAATCTCGCGGGCCGGGCGCCTCGAATATCAGTGGCAGCGCGTGAGTATCGGGCGGGTGGTGGCGCACGTGGTCGACGGGTTAGCCGGCACGATCGAAGCGCGCGGCGTTTCCGTCACCGTGCGCGAGTTGCCGCCGGCGTGGGGCGACCCGGGCGCGATCGAGCAGATCTTCAGCAATCTGATCGGCAATGCGCTCAACTTTCTCGATCCGGACCGCATGGGCCGTATCGAGGTGGGCGCGTGCGAGCCAGATCCTGTGGACGAGAGCGAGCCGCCTGTCTTGCGCACGCGAACTTACTATGTGCGCGACAATGGGCTTGGCATTCCGGCGGCTTATATGTCCAAAGTGTTTCGTGCCTTTCAGCGGCTGCACGGCGAAGTGGCGAAAGGCGACGGCATTGGACTTGCACTGGTGCGGCGCATGGCCGAGCGGCACGGCGGACGCGTCTGGGTGGAATCGGCAGAGGGCGCGGGGTCGACGTTTTTCGTCGTGCTGCCCGAGCAGCCGGCCCGGCTGTAA